In one Tessaracoccus palaemonis genomic region, the following are encoded:
- a CDS encoding cytochrome b5 domain-containing protein, with translation MFDVIAGLPAHPLIVHLPVVLLPLAAVGLILLAAIRSWRPRFAMAVLAILAVGTAGAVLAMVSGNAFAEHVGRPNAHAAAGTNLVIGAVALLLIGGAWLIWVRTGESMRAKDVLGWVVAAVATVVVALTVIAGHSGASAAWSGAIAATPSASAEPTPSATASEPESTGTASPEATSPEATGGSSEPTETSTEPTETTSSASGYTMADVEAHNTQDSCWAAIEGNVYDLTDWISQHPGGASHIVALCGTDGTSAFEGQHSGDSRPADELASFLLGPLVG, from the coding sequence GTGTTCGACGTGATCGCCGGGCTCCCGGCCCATCCGCTGATTGTCCACCTGCCCGTCGTACTGCTACCCCTGGCTGCGGTGGGGCTCATCCTCCTGGCCGCGATCCGGTCGTGGCGGCCCCGCTTCGCGATGGCCGTCCTGGCGATCCTGGCCGTCGGCACCGCGGGCGCCGTCCTGGCGATGGTCTCCGGCAACGCGTTCGCCGAGCACGTCGGCCGCCCCAACGCCCACGCGGCCGCGGGCACGAACCTGGTGATCGGCGCCGTCGCGCTGCTGCTCATCGGCGGCGCGTGGCTGATCTGGGTGCGCACGGGCGAGTCGATGCGGGCGAAGGACGTCCTCGGCTGGGTCGTCGCCGCGGTGGCGACCGTGGTCGTCGCGCTGACGGTGATAGCGGGACACTCGGGGGCGTCCGCGGCCTGGTCGGGCGCGATCGCCGCCACCCCGTCCGCCTCGGCCGAGCCCACACCGTCGGCCACGGCGAGCGAGCCGGAGTCGACCGGGACAGCCTCGCCTGAGGCCACCTCACCGGAGGCGACCGGGGGATCGTCCGAGCCGACGGAGACCTCCACCGAGCCGACCGAGACCACCAGCTCGGCGAGCGGCTACACCATGGCCGACGTCGAGGCCCACAACACGCAGGACAGCTGCTGGGCCGCGATCGAGGGCAACGTCTACGACCTGACAGACTGGATCAGCCAGCACCCCGGCGGCGCGAGCCACATCGTCGCGCTGTGTGGCACGGACGGCACGTCGGCCTTCGAGGGCCAGCACAGCGGCGACTCCCGCCCGGCGGACGAACTCGCGTCGTTCCTGCTGGGTCCCCTGGTCGGCTGA
- the xylB gene encoding xylulokinase yields MSLVAGIDSSTQSCKVIVVDPATGAIVASGRASHPEGTEVAPAAWWEALQEAAGQVDLGDVVAAAVAGQQHGMVLLDADGEVIRDSLLWNDTRSAQAALDLIADFGGGDEAAGAAWWAEAVGSVPVASYTVTKLRWVADHEPDNAARIAAVALPHDWLTWKLLGTGRIEDLVTDRSDASGTGYFDPVSGEYRRDIVAAALRIDEAAAGRIVLPRVAAPGEVVGTGSLAGQPVQLGAGMGDNAGSALGMGLTAGDVVVSIGTSGVVCGVSDTPSRDASGLVSGFADATGRFLPLVCTLNGARVLDATARLLGVDHSALADLAQAATPGADGLVFVPYMEGERTPNLPDATGSIHGATLTSMTRENLARAAVEGIVCSLVDALECLTDAGGQAGRVLLTGGAAASPAVQAAAATLFPVPVAMPAAGEYVALGAARQAAWAASGEKEAPVWPLPVEELPAVEQATEVVAAYRAVRPWS; encoded by the coding sequence ATGTCTCTGGTGGCGGGCATCGATTCGTCGACGCAGTCGTGCAAGGTCATCGTCGTCGACCCGGCGACCGGTGCGATCGTGGCCTCGGGCCGCGCGTCGCACCCCGAGGGCACCGAGGTCGCGCCCGCCGCGTGGTGGGAGGCGCTGCAGGAGGCCGCGGGTCAGGTCGACCTGGGTGACGTCGTCGCGGCGGCCGTCGCCGGCCAGCAGCACGGCATGGTGCTGCTCGACGCCGACGGCGAGGTCATCCGCGACTCGCTCCTGTGGAACGACACGCGCTCCGCGCAGGCGGCCCTCGACCTGATCGCGGACTTCGGCGGCGGCGACGAGGCCGCCGGCGCCGCGTGGTGGGCAGAGGCCGTCGGCTCCGTCCCCGTCGCCTCGTACACCGTCACCAAGCTGCGCTGGGTCGCCGATCACGAGCCCGACAACGCGGCGCGGATCGCGGCCGTCGCGCTGCCGCACGACTGGCTGACCTGGAAGCTGCTCGGCACCGGCCGCATCGAGGACCTGGTCACGGACCGCTCCGACGCCTCGGGCACCGGCTACTTCGATCCGGTCTCCGGCGAGTACCGCCGCGACATCGTGGCCGCCGCGCTGCGCATCGACGAGGCCGCCGCCGGTCGGATCGTGCTGCCGCGCGTCGCGGCCCCGGGGGAGGTCGTCGGCACCGGCTCGCTGGCCGGGCAGCCGGTGCAGCTCGGCGCGGGCATGGGCGACAACGCGGGCTCGGCGCTCGGCATGGGCCTGACCGCCGGCGACGTCGTCGTCTCGATCGGCACCTCCGGTGTCGTATGCGGCGTCTCCGACACGCCCAGCCGCGACGCCTCCGGGCTCGTCTCCGGGTTCGCCGACGCCACCGGCCGCTTCCTCCCGCTGGTCTGCACCCTCAACGGGGCCCGCGTCCTCGACGCGACCGCGCGCCTGCTGGGCGTCGACCACTCCGCCCTCGCCGACCTGGCGCAGGCCGCGACCCCTGGGGCTGACGGGCTGGTCTTCGTGCCCTACATGGAGGGCGAGCGGACGCCGAACCTGCCGGACGCCACCGGCTCGATCCATGGCGCCACGCTGACGAGCATGACGCGGGAGAACCTCGCCCGCGCCGCCGTCGAGGGCATCGTGTGCTCGCTCGTCGACGCCCTCGAGTGCCTCACCGACGCCGGCGGCCAGGCCGGGCGGGTGTTGCTGACCGGTGGGGCGGCCGCGTCGCCGGCGGTGCAGGCCGCGGCCGCGACGCTGTTCCCGGTCCCCGTCGCGATGCCCGCCGCCGGCGAGTACGTCGCGCTGGGCGCCGCCCGCCAGGCCGCCTGGGCGGCGTCGGGGGAGAAGGAGGCCCCCGTCTGGCCCCTCCCCGTCGAGGAACTGCCTGCCGTCGAGCAGGCGACGGAGGTCGTCGCGGCGTACCGCGCCGTGCGCCCCTGGAGCTGA
- a CDS encoding HepT-like ribonuclease domain-containing protein codes for MTRPGSAHHGRVHDWLQDLAGFGADADYLVGLGENAYLADTPEGRLLRNAGERLLIKVATVVERLPDAFKAGYPDVEWANITRMRNLVAHKYDKVNDDLMFVTLRRDIPALIKRLGLSG; via the coding sequence GTGACCAGACCTGGATCTGCACACCACGGCCGAGTCCACGACTGGCTGCAGGATCTGGCCGGCTTCGGGGCAGACGCCGACTACCTGGTCGGCCTGGGCGAGAACGCCTATCTCGCCGACACACCAGAGGGGCGTCTCCTGCGTAACGCGGGAGAGCGTCTCCTGATCAAGGTGGCCACGGTCGTCGAACGCCTGCCAGACGCCTTCAAGGCCGGATACCCGGACGTCGAGTGGGCGAACATCACCCGCATGCGGAACCTGGTTGCCCACAAGTACGACAAGGTCAATGACGACCTGATGTTCGTCACACTCCGACGCGACATCCCGGCCCTGATCAAACGGTTGGGCTTGTCCGGCTGA
- a CDS encoding histidine phosphatase family protein produces the protein MRLILIRHGQTDANVRRQLDTAYPGLPLNENGHAQAKALVDAISHERIDALYCSTLTRAQQTAAPLAATRGLDAVIVEGIQEIAAGVEEMNTDWRPYVDMLMSWSPTNLDVGLDGGETARQFITRFTNAIAAMEQAGDEHVALVSHGAALRVWALTQDPTISHEIAMPLENTKWIVLNGGTEDGWRIERWGDHALTHPER, from the coding sequence ATGCGCCTGATCCTGATCCGCCACGGCCAGACCGACGCCAACGTGCGCCGCCAGCTCGACACGGCCTACCCCGGCCTGCCCCTCAACGAGAACGGGCACGCGCAGGCGAAGGCGCTCGTCGACGCGATCTCGCACGAGCGGATCGACGCGCTCTACTGCTCCACCCTGACCCGCGCCCAACAGACAGCGGCCCCGCTCGCCGCGACCCGCGGCCTCGACGCCGTGATCGTGGAGGGTATCCAGGAGATCGCCGCGGGCGTCGAGGAGATGAACACCGACTGGCGCCCCTACGTCGACATGCTGATGTCGTGGTCGCCCACGAACCTCGACGTCGGTCTGGACGGCGGCGAGACCGCCCGCCAGTTCATCACCCGGTTCACCAACGCGATCGCGGCGATGGAACAGGCGGGAGACGAGCACGTCGCGCTCGTCAGCCACGGCGCGGCACTGCGGGTATGGGCCCTCACGCAGGACCCCACCATCAGCCACGAGATCGCCATGCCGCTCGAGAACACCAAGTGGATCGTGTTGAACGGCGGCACCGAGGACGGCTGGCGCATCGAGCGCTGGGGCGACCATGCCCTGACGCACCCCGAGCGCTGA
- a CDS encoding PLDc N-terminal domain-containing protein, which translates to MPDFWSTIWNAIWWFLLAFVFIAYLMALFAIITDLVRDRSLRGILKALWLIFLVFLPFLTAVIYLIARGSGIAERTAERAHETRRETDDYIRQVTGTTVPGEISEAKQLLDSGVISHDEFELLKASALRRAS; encoded by the coding sequence ATGCCCGATTTCTGGTCGACGATCTGGAATGCGATCTGGTGGTTCCTCCTCGCGTTCGTGTTCATCGCCTACCTGATGGCGCTTTTCGCGATCATCACCGACCTCGTCCGGGATCGCAGTCTCAGGGGAATCCTCAAGGCCCTGTGGCTGATCTTCCTGGTCTTCCTGCCATTCCTCACCGCAGTGATCTACCTCATCGCCCGCGGTTCCGGCATAGCCGAGCGCACCGCCGAGCGGGCGCACGAGACCAGGCGTGAGACAGACGACTACATCCGCCAGGTGACCGGCACGACGGTCCCCGGCGAGATCTCCGAGGCGAAGCAGTTGCTCGACTCGGGTGTCATCAGCCACGACGAGTTCGAGCTCCTGAAGGCGTCCGCCCTCAGGCGCGCCTCGTAA
- a CDS encoding type II toxin-antitoxin system PemK/MazF family toxin: protein MTSLELVPGSVAWAVLEPVTGREQGGRRPVLVVSSAGYLDAVRTLVIVLPITTTDRGWPNHIRVEGSSGLGRPSWIMTEQPRTLSRERLTSISGEVSAECLATVQVWMADFLDI, encoded by the coding sequence GTGACCAGTCTGGAACTGGTGCCCGGGTCCGTCGCGTGGGCCGTTCTCGAGCCGGTCACAGGCAGGGAGCAGGGAGGGCGCAGACCGGTGCTCGTCGTGTCCTCGGCCGGGTATCTGGACGCGGTGAGGACGCTCGTCATTGTCCTGCCGATCACGACGACGGATCGGGGCTGGCCCAACCACATCCGGGTGGAGGGGTCGAGCGGACTGGGGCGCCCTTCGTGGATCATGACCGAGCAGCCGCGCACACTGTCTCGAGAACGGCTCACTTCCATATCGGGAGAGGTGTCGGCCGAGTGCCTGGCGACGGTGCAGGTCTGGATGGCGGACTTTCTGGACATCTGA
- a CDS encoding glycosyltransferase, which produces MRVAFISLHTSPAERPGTADAGGMNVLIRALARALQGGGDDVEFFTRRSRPEQPDTATLDDGLVVHHIDAGPARPLPKSEIDQYIDEFRDNLGSLDAFDVVHSHHWMSGIAALPLARAAGIPHVMTFHSVAAHPNSPLRDGEPPESPARLTGEVTCATQSDLIIAVSRYEAAVVIGRCQADPARVTVVWPGVDTDLFRPAAPGDEWTPDPAVTPGYLLFAARLQPLKAPDLAIRTLAALPEAERPDLVVVGEVSADFADYEVEIHRLAEDLGVADKITFLPGQDRESLARLMRHSSVMLVPSHSETFGLVALEASSSGVPVLAAAAGGLTEAICNTHTGILVPSHDPQDWADALLPLLRDDDLRVRIGATGRQRAEQMSWAHVAGRTRDAYRRAIASGPVRHIAFLHAHPDDETLASGALIAHLVDDGFDVSVLTATRGEFGEVVPGPLSHLAGTPALEDRREAELAGALTSLGVRGHAYLGTPPARATDEPRRYLDSGMVWLRPGVAGPAPESDAASLCRSDEAEEVADAVAYLRHCGADLVVSYDDDGGYGHPDHVRMHDVAKAAADELGLPFAALTTDRDKATRWFDLTGYLPRVASALRNHRTQLTVHNDGATITHSGGQTEPIVTSTGLVGQVPHLP; this is translated from the coding sequence ATGCGCGTCGCCTTCATCTCGTTGCACACCTCACCGGCCGAACGGCCGGGCACCGCCGACGCCGGCGGCATGAACGTGCTCATCCGCGCCCTCGCGCGGGCACTGCAGGGGGGAGGCGACGACGTCGAGTTCTTCACCCGGCGCTCCCGCCCCGAGCAGCCCGACACGGCGACGCTCGACGACGGGCTGGTCGTGCACCACATCGACGCGGGCCCGGCGCGGCCGCTACCCAAGAGCGAGATCGACCAGTACATCGACGAGTTCCGCGACAACCTCGGCTCGCTCGACGCGTTCGACGTCGTGCACTCGCACCACTGGATGTCCGGGATCGCCGCGTTGCCGCTGGCCCGGGCGGCTGGCATCCCGCACGTCATGACGTTCCACTCGGTCGCGGCTCACCCCAACTCCCCCCTGCGAGACGGGGAGCCGCCGGAGTCGCCGGCCCGCCTCACCGGCGAGGTCACCTGCGCGACGCAGTCCGACCTGATCATCGCCGTGTCACGCTACGAGGCCGCGGTGGTCATCGGCCGCTGCCAGGCCGACCCCGCGCGCGTCACCGTCGTCTGGCCCGGTGTCGACACGGACCTCTTCCGCCCGGCAGCACCCGGCGACGAGTGGACCCCGGACCCGGCGGTCACGCCCGGCTACCTGCTGTTCGCCGCCCGCCTCCAGCCGCTCAAGGCACCCGACCTCGCCATCCGCACGCTGGCCGCGCTGCCCGAGGCCGAACGCCCCGACCTGGTGGTCGTCGGGGAGGTGTCCGCCGACTTCGCCGACTACGAGGTGGAGATCCACCGACTGGCAGAGGACCTCGGCGTCGCCGACAAGATCACCTTCCTGCCCGGCCAGGACCGCGAGTCTCTCGCGCGCCTCATGCGGCACTCCTCGGTGATGCTCGTCCCGTCGCATTCCGAGACGTTCGGCCTTGTCGCGCTCGAGGCGTCATCGTCGGGCGTCCCGGTCCTTGCCGCCGCGGCCGGCGGCCTGACCGAGGCCATCTGCAACACCCACACCGGCATCCTGGTTCCGTCGCACGACCCGCAGGACTGGGCCGATGCGCTGCTCCCCCTCCTCCGCGACGACGATCTGCGCGTCCGGATCGGTGCGACGGGGCGTCAGCGGGCGGAACAGATGTCCTGGGCACACGTCGCCGGGCGCACCCGCGACGCCTACCGGCGCGCGATCGCATCCGGTCCGGTCAGGCACATCGCCTTCCTGCACGCCCACCCCGACGACGAGACCCTCGCCTCGGGAGCGCTGATCGCCCACCTCGTCGACGACGGATTCGACGTCTCGGTGCTGACGGCCACCCGCGGGGAGTTCGGCGAGGTGGTCCCCGGCCCGCTCTCGCATCTGGCGGGCACACCGGCGCTCGAGGACCGCCGCGAGGCCGAGCTGGCCGGCGCGCTGACCTCGCTCGGCGTGCGGGGCCACGCCTACCTCGGCACACCTCCCGCCCGCGCCACCGATGAGCCACGCCGCTACCTCGACTCAGGCATGGTCTGGCTCCGCCCCGGCGTCGCGGGCCCGGCCCCTGAGTCCGACGCGGCCTCGCTGTGCCGCTCCGACGAGGCCGAGGAGGTCGCCGATGCGGTGGCCTACCTGAGGCACTGCGGCGCCGACCTGGTGGTCAGCTACGACGACGATGGAGGCTACGGACACCCCGACCACGTGAGGATGCACGACGTGGCGAAGGCCGCCGCCGACGAGCTCGGGCTCCCCTTCGCCGCTCTCACCACCGACCGCGACAAGGCGACCCGCTGGTTCGACCTGACGGGCTACCTCCCGCGCGTCGCGTCAGCACTGCGGAACCACCGCACGCAGCTGACGGTGCACAACGACGGCGCGACGATCACCCACTCCGGGGGCCAGACCGAACCCATCGTCACGTCGACAGGCCTGGTCGGACAGGTCCCCCACCTGCCCTGA
- a CDS encoding phage holin family protein has translation MTRFLIRALVWILSSLLGLLAAKLLLPGFHLSTGGLILAVIVFAILQSLLAPLVVRLTRKYASALIGGVGLVTTFLSLLITSLLPGGLSIDGFGTWALGTFIVWIVTALATWLLPGIMLREKQPEGQKG, from the coding sequence ATGACTCGTTTCCTCATCCGCGCACTCGTGTGGATCCTCAGCTCGCTCCTCGGCCTGCTCGCCGCGAAGCTCCTGCTGCCGGGATTCCACCTCTCGACGGGCGGGCTGATCCTCGCCGTCATCGTCTTCGCGATCCTGCAGAGCCTGCTCGCCCCGCTGGTCGTCCGACTCACGAGAAAGTACGCGAGCGCCCTGATCGGCGGAGTCGGTCTGGTCACGACGTTCCTCTCGCTGCTCATCACCAGCCTCCTCCCCGGCGGCCTCAGCATCGACGGGTTCGGCACCTGGGCACTCGGCACGTTCATCGTCTGGATCGTGACGGCTCTCGCCACCTGGCTGCTCCCTGGGATCATGCTCCGGGAGAAGCAGCCCGAGGGGCAGAAGGGCTGA
- a CDS encoding ribbon-helix-helix protein, whose protein sequence is MSSPIPDHPSPENRSLVDSDRSRDEDRPLPCRGKPAGGERRCVAAAAPAPRYTPGMTTTIKVSDELRDRLKAQAARDGLTLGAHLAHLADAEDRRLRLQALKSAIRASSPSDMESHAAETADWERAELSEES, encoded by the coding sequence CTGTCCTCGCCGATCCCCGATCATCCATCCCCTGAAAATCGTTCACTGGTCGATTCTGATCGGTCCCGCGACGAGGATCGCCCACTGCCTTGCCGCGGGAAGCCTGCCGGCGGTGAGCGGCGCTGCGTCGCGGCCGCGGCCCCCGCGCCTCGGTATACTCCTGGTATGACTACGACCATCAAGGTCAGCGATGAACTCCGAGACCGGCTCAAGGCGCAGGCGGCGCGGGACGGGCTCACCCTCGGAGCGCACCTGGCGCACCTCGCAGACGCCGAGGATCGACGCCTGCGGCTGCAGGCCCTGAAGTCAGCAATCCGTGCGTCCAGCCCCTCGGATATGGAGTCACACGCGGCCGAGACCGCAGACTGGGAGCGCGCCGAGCTGTCCGAAGAATCGTGA
- the folP gene encoding dihydropteroate synthase, producing the protein MTGPAPLILRGQRFDAARPAVMGIINRTPDSFYAPARHASVDSAIDRAAAMVAEGVCIVDVGGVRAGQEGEWVDAAEEIDRVRPLLTALRRELPELLTSLDTWRAEVADACSGLIDLVNDTWQGADPELLGVAARTGAGYVVSHTGGLPPRTDPVSVAYDGGVVADVLRVLADGASRAEAAGLAPSQILVDPTLDFGKTTLHSLALVAATGRIVDLGYPVLQAISRKDFVGETLDLPADERLEGTLAATAIAAWQGATVFRAHDVLATRRVLDMVASIRGDRPPVLSLRGR; encoded by the coding sequence GTGACCGGCCCCGCTCCGCTGATCCTGCGGGGCCAGCGTTTCGACGCGGCCCGCCCCGCCGTGATGGGCATCATCAACCGCACCCCTGACTCGTTCTACGCGCCGGCCCGTCACGCGAGCGTCGACAGCGCCATCGACCGGGCCGCCGCGATGGTCGCCGAAGGGGTCTGCATCGTCGACGTCGGCGGCGTCCGCGCCGGCCAGGAGGGCGAGTGGGTCGATGCGGCCGAGGAGATCGACCGCGTCCGCCCCCTGCTGACCGCCCTGCGCCGCGAACTCCCCGAGCTGCTGACGTCGTTGGACACCTGGCGCGCCGAGGTCGCCGACGCCTGCTCCGGCCTGATCGACCTGGTCAACGACACCTGGCAGGGCGCCGACCCCGAACTGCTCGGCGTCGCCGCCCGCACCGGCGCCGGCTATGTCGTCTCGCACACCGGCGGCCTGCCGCCCCGCACCGACCCCGTCAGCGTCGCCTACGACGGCGGCGTCGTGGCCGACGTGCTGCGCGTCCTCGCCGACGGTGCGAGCCGCGCGGAGGCCGCAGGGCTCGCCCCCTCACAGATCCTCGTCGACCCGACCCTCGACTTCGGCAAGACCACCCTGCACTCGCTGGCCCTGGTCGCCGCGACCGGTCGGATCGTCGACCTCGGCTACCCGGTGCTGCAGGCCATCAGCCGCAAGGACTTCGTCGGCGAGACCCTCGACCTGCCCGCCGATGAGCGCCTCGAGGGCACCCTGGCGGCCACGGCGATCGCGGCCTGGCAGGGCGCGACGGTGTTCCGCGCCCACGACGTACTGGCGACCCGTCGCGTGCTGGACATGGTCGCCAGCATCCGCGGTGACCGCCCTCCCGTCCTGTCGCTGCGCGGCCGCTGA
- a CDS encoding SH3 domain-containing protein, whose translation MAGARRAARDDDIVEVSTADHAATPRRGSGRAGGASLRLVLAPLAVATVTALVGGLMTLPADGETVDRTDPVRVAAFSGPLGTSRSLPRTALESPSPSPAAAEAAQKSSPSAEPSATAEKKAEKVDKKTKEKAPDYDELADTARTLYAEAAVNVRTGPGTDYDSVGTLGTGEDVKSTQWKVDGWRQVKFDGEAGWIKASFLTADEPAESGFSTATCAKANGLEANLTTAADGVLRAVCARFPAVTSFGGYRAGDSGYHGSGQAIDAMISGSAGWEIAEWARDNAGELGIVEVIYQQKIWTTQRAADGWRSMSDRGSTSANHYDHVHISIGS comes from the coding sequence ATGGCGGGAGCCAGAAGGGCGGCGCGCGACGACGACATCGTCGAGGTGTCGACGGCAGATCATGCCGCCACCCCGCGGAGGGGCTCTGGGCGCGCCGGCGGCGCATCGCTCAGGCTCGTGCTGGCGCCCCTGGCCGTCGCGACGGTGACTGCGCTGGTCGGCGGGCTCATGACCCTTCCCGCCGACGGCGAGACAGTCGATCGGACAGACCCGGTACGGGTCGCCGCCTTCTCCGGGCCGCTCGGCACCTCGCGTTCCCTGCCCCGCACCGCGCTCGAGAGCCCCAGCCCCTCGCCCGCCGCCGCGGAGGCCGCGCAGAAGAGCAGCCCGTCGGCCGAACCCTCCGCCACGGCGGAGAAGAAGGCCGAGAAGGTTGACAAGAAGACCAAGGAGAAGGCGCCCGACTACGACGAGTTGGCCGACACGGCCCGCACCCTCTACGCCGAGGCGGCCGTCAACGTGCGCACCGGGCCCGGCACGGACTACGACTCCGTCGGGACCCTCGGTACGGGCGAGGACGTGAAGAGCACACAGTGGAAGGTCGACGGCTGGCGCCAGGTGAAGTTCGACGGCGAGGCCGGGTGGATCAAGGCCAGTTTCCTCACGGCGGACGAGCCGGCGGAGTCAGGCTTCTCCACCGCGACCTGCGCCAAGGCGAACGGCCTCGAGGCCAACCTGACGACGGCCGCGGACGGTGTGCTGCGCGCCGTCTGCGCACGGTTCCCGGCCGTCACGAGCTTCGGAGGCTACCGGGCGGGCGATTCCGGCTACCACGGCTCCGGGCAGGCGATCGACGCGATGATCAGCGGGTCGGCCGGGTGGGAGATTGCCGAGTGGGCCAGGGACAACGCCGGCGAGCTCGGCATCGTCGAGGTCATCTACCAGCAGAAGATCTGGACAACCCAACGCGCCGCCGACGGTTGGCGGTCGATGTCGGACCGGGGCAGCACGTCCGCCAACCACTACGACCACGTGCACATCAGCATCGGCTCCTGA
- a CDS encoding XRE family transcriptional regulator — protein sequence MDYGHRVKARREALQLSQRDLAARAGVKQPLISAIESGRREPTAAARAALDRALEVRPSDLLRHLRPEVLAVIARHRGCDPLIFGSVARGTDEPGSDLDLLVRFSDDAGITDLLAMEDELAELLTVPVDVVSAGSSGRVIGRALSETIPL from the coding sequence ATGGACTACGGGCACCGGGTGAAGGCACGGAGGGAAGCGCTCCAGCTGTCCCAGCGTGATCTCGCCGCCCGCGCGGGGGTGAAGCAACCTCTGATCTCAGCCATCGAGTCGGGCAGGCGAGAGCCCACGGCCGCCGCCAGGGCAGCGCTGGACCGCGCACTGGAGGTGAGGCCCTCCGATCTACTTCGGCACCTCCGGCCGGAGGTGCTTGCGGTCATCGCCCGTCATCGAGGCTGCGATCCGTTGATCTTCGGGTCGGTCGCCAGAGGCACGGACGAGCCTGGGTCAGACCTCGATCTCCTGGTCCGGTTCTCCGACGATGCGGGGATCACCGATCTGCTGGCGATGGAGGACGAGCTTGCCGAGTTGCTGACCGTTCCCGTCGACGTGGTCTCTGCCGGTTCCTCCGGACGGGTCATCGGGCGCGCGCTGAGCGAGACAATTCCGCTGTGA